From a single Ignavibacteria bacterium genomic region:
- a CDS encoding 3-isopropylmalate dehydratase, whose translation MNNKISGRAYVLGDNIDTDQIIPAEHLVYSTSDEEELKNYGRFALSGVPPAQAGLPEGRKPFVKEGGYTSEYTVIIGGSNFGCGSSREHAPLALNVAGLKAVVAESYARIFYRNSVDGGFIIPFETPVKLNEVIKTGDEVEVDLGANTITNLSDKKTYSLNSLGSVYDIVMAGGIFSYARKTGMLAK comes from the coding sequence ATGAACAATAAAATTTCCGGCAGGGCATATGTCCTGGGCGATAATATAGATACAGACCAGATCATTCCGGCAGAGCACCTCGTCTATTCAACTAGCGACGAGGAGGAACTGAAAAACTACGGGCGCTTTGCACTCTCGGGAGTCCCTCCCGCACAGGCAGGCCTTCCGGAAGGAAGAAAGCCATTTGTAAAGGAAGGCGGATATACCTCTGAATATACGGTAATAATCGGCGGCTCGAACTTCGGGTGCGGCTCCTCACGCGAGCATGCCCCGCTGGCGCTTAACGTTGCAGGCCTGAAGGCCGTTGTTGCAGAATCGTATGCAAGAATATTCTACCGCAACTCGGTTGACGGCGGCTTCATTATACCTTTTGAAACACCTGTGAAGCTTAACGAAGTCATAAAAACAGGCGACGAGGTTGAAGTGGACCTTGGAGCTAACACAATAACAAACTTAAGCGACAAGAAGACCTACAGCCTTAATTCCCTGGGCAGCGTTTATGATATAGTGATGGCTGGCGGCATATTTTCATATGCCAGAAAAACAGGAATGCTGGCTAAGTAA